In Cryptomeria japonica chromosome 10, Sugi_1.0, whole genome shotgun sequence, a genomic segment contains:
- the LOC131057714 gene encoding uncharacterized protein At1g76070: MASTRPGHRASRSFNVIRTSVAVLPMAPPYSPAMDSNRMHDFSPKVRVCKRVNSASVLSHKDPGFESREPTSPKVSCIGQIKMKPQWVKEKAAAAAAAKPAKNANNSNNKFSKLKKFMFGKRHGKKIGDNNTGVEEPEAKPKEEVRSSEGFPSLGKIKRYSSARYDHKFGDLFVEDEGIIGKDDEEIASAINAW, translated from the coding sequence ATGGCGAGTACCAGACCAGGGCACAGAGCTTCTAGATCGTTCAATGTGATTCGAACCTCGGTGGCCGTGTTGCCAATGGCCCCGCCCTATAGTCCCGCCATGGATTCAAACAGAATGCACGACTTTTCGCCCAAAGTGCGCGTCTGTAAAAGGGTAAATTCTGCCTCTGTGCTTAGCCACAAAGATCCCGGGTTCGAGTCCCGGGAGCCCACTTCGCCCAAAGTAAGCTGTATAGGCCAGATCAAAATGAAACCCCAATGGGTGAAGGAAAAGGCGGCGGCGGCGGCGGCCGCCAAGCCAGCTAAGAATGCAAATAACAGTAATAATAAATTCTCTAAGCTGAAGAAATTCATGTTTGGTAAGCGCCATGGAAAGAAAATTGGTGATAATAACACGGGGGTTGAAGAACCAGAAGCTAAGCCCAAGGAAGAGGTGCGAAGCAGTGAAGGTTTTCCGTCGTTGGGGAAGATTAAGCGCTACTCTTCGGCTCGATATGACCATAAATTTGGCGACTTGTTTGTTGAGGATGAGGGGATCATTggtaaagatgatgaagaaatagctTCTGCCATTAATGCGTGGTAG